A single genomic interval of Actinomycetota bacterium harbors:
- a CDS encoding P-II family nitrogen regulator: MAHLVTAIIKPFKLDEVKEALRGAGMLGLTVSEVQGYGRQGGKTETFRGSEYTIDFVPKVRLEVLVESTDSDKVFELIATAARTGKIGDGKIWAVDLDRVMRIRTGEQGDSAI; this comes from the coding sequence ATGGCCCATCTCGTCACGGCCATCATCAAGCCGTTCAAGCTCGACGAAGTCAAAGAGGCGCTGCGAGGGGCGGGGATGCTCGGGCTGACGGTCAGCGAGGTCCAGGGCTACGGGCGTCAGGGGGGCAAGACGGAGACGTTCCGCGGATCGGAGTACACGATCGACTTCGTGCCCAAGGTCCGCCTCGAGGTGCTCGTCGAGTCGACCGACAGCGACAAGGTCTTCGAGCTCATCGCCACCGCGGCGCGCACCGGCAAGATCGGTGACGGCAAGATCTGGGCTGTCGACCTCGACCGGGTGATGCGGATCCGGACGGGCGAGCAGGGCGACAGCGCGATTTGA
- a CDS encoding ammonium transporter, with product MRNKLGRLRQRETRRLIAVIVAGKMLGIGAVLGLMKGFAYFLETPAGASPVAQVAHRANDFVSPINTVWVLVTAFLVFFMQAGFMALEAGFARSRETVNILLECVFDTCLCGVLYWAIGFAFQFGEGNGLIGHQFFFLHGMTAAYGSTGVAFLAFFLFQFAFADTASTITSGAMVGRTSFKGDIIYSTCVSGLIYPIFGHWVWGPGGWLGNTMGWFHGWTGGTVFRDFAGSTVVHTVGGFIALAGAIALGPRIGRKFKRDGGGPFPAHDLTIGAIGGVILWFGWYGFNPGSTLSAMDWTGIGRVAANTTLAACAAGLAAVIFVYPRSKKWDLGISVNGFLGGLVAITCPCYWVSPAGALLIGAVAGVVVPLAIDLLEWWRIDDPIGAVAVHGFAGIWGTLSLGLFATGQFGIPTADGADTSTVVKGLFYGGGTAQLRAQLIGSATCVIVVLGASLLIMYAISSIRGSWSLRVSQDGEVEGLDIHEHGTPAYHMEFGQGMTYTSPVTLPKSVKTPVSVEPPVDSSV from the coding sequence ATGCGAAACAAACTCGGCAGGTTGCGACAGCGAGAGACGCGCCGTCTGATCGCAGTCATCGTGGCGGGCAAGATGCTCGGCATCGGGGCGGTCCTCGGCCTGATGAAGGGGTTTGCCTACTTCCTCGAGACTCCGGCCGGTGCCAGCCCGGTGGCACAGGTGGCCCACAGGGCGAACGACTTCGTCAGCCCGATCAACACCGTGTGGGTGCTCGTCACCGCGTTCCTCGTCTTCTTCATGCAGGCGGGCTTCATGGCGCTCGAGGCCGGCTTCGCCAGGTCTCGCGAGACGGTGAACATCCTGCTCGAGTGCGTGTTCGACACGTGCCTCTGCGGTGTCCTCTACTGGGCGATCGGCTTCGCCTTCCAGTTCGGGGAGGGGAACGGCCTCATCGGCCACCAGTTCTTCTTCCTGCACGGGATGACGGCGGCCTACGGGTCGACCGGTGTGGCGTTCCTCGCCTTCTTCCTGTTCCAGTTCGCGTTCGCCGACACCGCCTCGACCATCACCTCCGGTGCGATGGTCGGTCGGACGAGCTTCAAGGGCGACATCATCTACAGCACCTGCGTGTCGGGGCTGATCTATCCCATCTTCGGGCACTGGGTCTGGGGGCCGGGCGGCTGGCTCGGCAACACCATGGGCTGGTTCCACGGCTGGACCGGCGGCACCGTGTTCCGCGACTTCGCGGGCTCGACCGTCGTGCACACGGTCGGTGGGTTCATCGCCCTGGCCGGTGCCATCGCGCTGGGCCCGCGCATCGGGCGCAAGTTCAAGCGCGACGGTGGCGGTCCCTTCCCTGCCCACGACCTCACGATCGGTGCGATCGGCGGTGTCATCCTCTGGTTCGGCTGGTACGGCTTCAACCCGGGCTCGACGTTGTCGGCCATGGACTGGACCGGGATCGGCCGGGTGGCGGCGAACACGACGTTGGCGGCATGCGCGGCCGGCCTGGCGGCGGTGATCTTCGTCTACCCGAGGTCGAAGAAATGGGACCTCGGCATCTCGGTGAACGGGTTCCTCGGTGGCCTCGTCGCGATCACCTGCCCGTGTTACTGGGTCTCGCCTGCGGGTGCGCTCCTCATCGGCGCAGTCGCGGGCGTCGTGGTCCCGCTCGCGATCGACCTGCTCGAGTGGTGGCGAATCGACGATCCGATCGGCGCCGTCGCGGTGCACGGATTCGCGGGCATCTGGGGCACGCTCAGCCTCGGGCTCTTCGCCACCGGGCAGTTCGGCATCCCGACTGCGGACGGTGCCGACACGTCGACGGTGGTGAAGGGACTGTTCTACGGAGGAGGCACCGCCCAACTCCGCGCCCAGCTCATCGGCAGCGCCACGTGCGTGATCGTCGTGCTCGGCGCCTCGCTGCTGATCATGTACGCCATCAGTTCCATACGCGGCTCGTGGAGCCTGCGGGTCTCACAGGACGGTGAGGTCGAGGGCCTCGACATCCACGAGCACGGCACGCCCGCTTACCACATGGAGTTCGGCCAGGGCATGACCTACACGTCGCCGGTCACGCTGCCCAAATCAGTGAAGACGCCGGTCTCTGTCGAGCCGCCCGTCGACTCGAGCGTGTGA
- a CDS encoding ABC transporter permease — protein MGRRRASFRGGGRARRSCRFGAPTGANAVLLCPRARGSRSTARSHARLGPARCRGRRRRRARSGWVAAGPRRAPRSAPMMVRSAFRDLQWRRRRIVFAVFGTSLVFAITLVLTGLSNGFDVEAQRLLDGLHADTWAVQNGAAGPFLGQMPFQAAALDGMLAVDGVRDATPMVFGRKSVGRKSPKEVNIFGATGRGLRTPGVDEGRPVAARGEIVVSNALGYGLGDEVILSGKRFEVVGRVDAWTAVAGVPNVMVSLEDAQEVVFAGMPLVSAIAVHGHPHVTPDGLKLIDNAQAKADLLRPLGNGKSAISMVASLLWIVAAAIVGSVIYVSTLERARDFAVFKATGTSSLSIVGDLAVQAVVISIAAAAVGAIVATVMGPKFPLPCVVPGSAYVLLPVAAVLVGVVASGFGLRRAVTIDPALAFGSA, from the coding sequence ATGGGACGACGCCGAGCGTCATTTCGAGGCGGCGGTCGCGCTCGAAGAAGCTGCCGGTTCGGCGCCCCTACTGGCGCGAACGCAGTTCTCTTATGCCCGCGCGCTCGCGGCTCGAGGTCGACGGCTCGATCGCACGCGCGCCTTGGACCTGCTCGATGCCGCGGCCGTCGCCGCCGACGAGCTCGATCTGGGTGGGTTGCAGCTGGGCCTCGGCGCGCTCCGAGATCGGCTCCGATGATGGTGCGCTCGGCTTTCCGCGACCTGCAGTGGCGGCGGCGGCGAATCGTGTTCGCCGTCTTCGGCACTTCCCTCGTGTTCGCCATCACGCTGGTGCTCACCGGGCTGTCGAATGGCTTCGACGTCGAGGCTCAGCGACTCCTCGACGGTCTCCACGCCGACACGTGGGCCGTGCAGAACGGTGCGGCGGGCCCGTTCCTCGGCCAGATGCCGTTTCAAGCGGCCGCGCTCGACGGCATGCTCGCCGTGGACGGTGTCCGCGATGCCACACCCATGGTGTTCGGGCGCAAGAGCGTGGGGCGCAAGTCTCCCAAAGAGGTGAACATCTTCGGTGCGACCGGGCGTGGCCTCAGGACGCCGGGGGTGGATGAGGGCCGCCCGGTGGCCGCGCGGGGAGAGATCGTGGTCAGCAACGCGCTCGGCTATGGGCTCGGCGACGAGGTCATCTTGTCGGGGAAGCGCTTCGAGGTGGTCGGCCGGGTCGACGCCTGGACCGCCGTGGCCGGCGTCCCGAACGTCATGGTCTCGCTCGAGGACGCGCAGGAAGTCGTCTTCGCGGGGATGCCCCTGGTGTCGGCGATCGCGGTGCACGGTCACCCGCACGTCACACCCGATGGCCTCAAGCTGATCGACAACGCCCAGGCGAAGGCTGATCTCTTGCGACCACTCGGCAACGGGAAGTCGGCGATCAGCATGGTCGCATCCCTGCTTTGGATCGTCGCGGCGGCGATCGTCGGGTCGGTCATCTACGTGTCGACGCTCGAGCGGGCGCGTGACTTCGCGGTGTTCAAGGCGACCGGCACGTCGAGCCTCAGCATCGTCGGCGATCTGGCGGTGCAGGCGGTCGTGATCTCGATCGCCGCGGCTGCCGTCGGTGCGATCGTCGCCACCGTGATGGGGCCGAAGTTCCCGCTTCCCTGTGTCGTCCCGGGGTCCGCCTACGTTCTGCTCCCGGTGGCTGCCGTTCTCGTGGGCGTCGTCGCCAGTGGGTTCGGCTTGCGACGAGCCGTCACCATCGACCCCGCGCTTGCGTTCGGGAGCGCCTGA
- a CDS encoding acyl carrier protein, producing MLSEDALSGDVHTRVRAELATRTGVPVAELTDDASLSDVGLDSLALIEVLMTLREQVLADRGLSIDDVDDPDVLPWLETVGELISFAATFDPCPDTIAPEG from the coding sequence ATGCTTTCCGAAGACGCGCTCTCCGGAGACGTTCACACCCGGGTGCGGGCGGAGCTCGCGACCAGGACCGGTGTTCCGGTCGCCGAGCTCACCGACGACGCGTCACTGTCCGATGTCGGCCTCGATTCGCTCGCTCTGATCGAGGTTCTGATGACGCTCCGAGAGCAGGTCCTCGCCGACCGAGGGCTCTCGATCGACGACGTCGACGATCCCGATGTCCTGCCATGGCTCGAGACCGTCGGCGAGCTCATCAGCTTCGCGGCCACGTTCGACCCATGCCCGGACACGATCGCACCGGAGGGTTGA
- a CDS encoding fatty acyl-AMP ligase: protein MSTLTLESPMTVPRDTARRSVLDLLEDAASGHGTVRFLASDTEATSISTLWAQSGDAARWITDTVGAGSTIAALLSNTRPCAAFLIGAWRAGCTVASLPLPGRGISIESYLEQLGRFCAAAGAETLMVDAAHARLIESPPVPVHTYDEVLSGGPTCPFDGGGALVQFTSGSLGTPKGIFLSLEAVGANVEAIISTIEPDVGDSSCSWLPLSHDMGLIGLFLTPLAAGAPRFGHHDLVLMTPEKFVTNPNSWLRTCSEFGSTFTVVPNFALELAVRTAKRAGSLDLSRVRVCIVGSESVRADTLKRFTDTYAPHGFQPRAFCPAYGMAEATVAVTAVRPQQHWRAMSFDGASFGGASFGGPDSHTLVSTGPPIDGVDVRVPGPEGAVGQIEFRSPSLLDRYIGAELRLTDDGYFRTSDLGLVDGGELFVIGRSDEVIIVAGRNLYPADIETALPDGMVRPGCVAAVEAPGGGLAIVAEATSSRMEPTELDRVCRSIRGAVAVATGVGAATVAFVHRGTLLKTPSGKLRRLAIRTVLAEGESLLWRKDFA, encoded by the coding sequence ATGTCCACCCTGACCCTCGAATCACCCATGACCGTGCCCCGTGACACAGCGAGGCGCTCGGTTCTCGACCTGTTGGAGGACGCGGCGAGCGGTCACGGCACCGTGCGGTTCCTGGCCTCGGACACCGAGGCAACGTCGATCAGCACCCTCTGGGCCCAGTCGGGTGACGCTGCCCGCTGGATCACCGACACGGTGGGCGCCGGCAGCACGATCGCCGCCCTGCTGAGCAACACCCGCCCGTGTGCCGCCTTCCTCATCGGCGCCTGGCGCGCCGGCTGCACCGTCGCGTCGCTCCCACTTCCGGGCCGGGGGATCTCGATCGAGTCCTACCTGGAGCAGCTCGGACGGTTCTGTGCGGCGGCCGGCGCCGAGACGCTCATGGTCGACGCCGCCCACGCACGGCTGATCGAGAGCCCTCCGGTGCCGGTGCACACCTATGACGAGGTGCTCAGCGGTGGACCCACGTGCCCGTTCGACGGTGGCGGCGCGCTCGTGCAGTTCACCTCTGGAAGCCTCGGCACTCCCAAGGGCATCTTCCTCTCCCTGGAGGCGGTCGGCGCCAACGTCGAGGCCATCATCTCCACGATCGAGCCCGACGTCGGTGACTCGTCGTGCTCGTGGCTGCCGCTGTCGCACGACATGGGCCTGATCGGGCTGTTCCTGACGCCGCTCGCCGCGGGCGCACCGCGCTTCGGTCATCACGACCTGGTGCTCATGACGCCGGAGAAGTTCGTCACCAACCCGAACAGCTGGCTGCGGACGTGCTCGGAGTTCGGTTCCACGTTCACCGTCGTCCCCAACTTCGCGCTCGAGCTCGCGGTGCGTACCGCCAAGCGCGCTGGATCGCTCGACCTCTCCCGCGTGCGAGTTTGCATCGTCGGGTCCGAGTCCGTGCGAGCAGACACCCTGAAGCGTTTCACCGACACCTACGCGCCCCATGGGTTTCAGCCCCGCGCGTTCTGTCCCGCGTACGGCATGGCGGAGGCGACCGTCGCGGTGACGGCCGTCCGTCCGCAGCAGCACTGGCGCGCCATGTCGTTCGACGGCGCTTCGTTCGGGGGCGCCTCGTTCGGCGGACCGGACTCGCACACGCTCGTTTCCACCGGGCCTCCGATCGACGGGGTCGACGTGCGTGTGCCGGGTCCGGAGGGAGCGGTCGGACAGATCGAGTTCCGCAGCCCGTCTCTCCTCGACCGGTACATTGGCGCCGAGCTGCGCCTGACCGACGATGGCTACTTCCGGACGAGCGACCTCGGTCTGGTCGACGGCGGCGAGTTGTTCGTGATCGGTCGCAGCGACGAGGTCATCATCGTCGCGGGGCGCAACCTCTATCCCGCCGACATCGAGACGGCCCTTCCCGACGGAATGGTGCGACCCGGCTGTGTGGCCGCGGTCGAGGCCCCCGGTGGCGGCTTGGCGATCGTCGCCGAGGCGACGTCGTCGCGCATGGAGCCGACCGAGCTCGACCGCGTGTGCCGGTCGATACGTGGGGCCGTCGCGGTTGCGACCGGTGTCGGGGCGGCGACCGTTGCGTTCGTCCACCGTGGCACCCTGCTGAAGACGCCGAGCGGAAAGCTGCGGCGGTTGGCGATCCGAACCGTTCTTGCCGAAGGCGAGAGCCTCTTGTGGCGAAAGGACTTCGCATGA
- a CDS encoding ketoacyl-ACP synthase III, whose translation MNEHRHDSKIRAVVSGTGRHLPDEVWTSEMVEARVNRESGGWTIPKDIVRMAAGVVERRYAPEGTSSSELAARAARRALDESGLEPQAIDLLIFASASHDVAEPATANMLQAAVGCDNAAVMDVKNACNSFLNGLEVAHAFIETGRAGRVLVAAGERLSPTIKWNIADNTDLAARLAALTLGDAGAAFVVEASAERDRGLFPGAFESDGRHWELSTVLGGGSLYGGAPDRMFFECRSAKLQQLAVERVPRLVEQMLLKLDWSLDDVALVVPHQVSRSVIERVAALLGFPKDRCMVTLDRFGNTAAASIPLAFDVAREEGRAVAGDKVLLVGGAAGFSAAVIPIVL comes from the coding sequence GTGAACGAGCACAGGCACGATTCAAAGATCAGGGCTGTCGTCTCCGGGACCGGCCGTCACCTACCCGACGAGGTCTGGACATCGGAGATGGTGGAGGCACGGGTCAATCGCGAGAGCGGCGGTTGGACGATCCCGAAAGACATCGTCCGAATGGCAGCCGGGGTCGTCGAACGACGCTACGCACCCGAAGGGACGTCGTCGTCAGAGTTGGCCGCGCGCGCCGCGCGTCGCGCGCTCGACGAGAGCGGTCTGGAACCGCAGGCGATCGACCTGTTGATCTTTGCCTCCGCGTCGCACGACGTGGCCGAGCCCGCCACCGCGAACATGCTCCAGGCGGCCGTGGGTTGCGACAACGCCGCGGTCATGGACGTGAAGAACGCGTGCAACAGCTTCCTCAACGGGCTCGAGGTCGCCCACGCCTTCATCGAGACCGGGCGCGCGGGGCGAGTGCTTGTCGCCGCAGGTGAGCGGCTGTCCCCGACGATCAAGTGGAACATCGCGGACAACACCGATCTCGCGGCGCGCCTGGCGGCGTTGACGCTCGGCGATGCCGGCGCGGCCTTCGTCGTGGAGGCCAGCGCCGAACGGGACCGCGGTCTCTTCCCAGGTGCCTTCGAGTCCGACGGCCGGCACTGGGAGCTCTCGACCGTGCTGGGCGGTGGCTCGCTCTACGGAGGTGCGCCGGATCGGATGTTCTTCGAGTGCCGCAGCGCCAAGCTGCAGCAGCTCGCAGTCGAGCGCGTGCCCCGGCTCGTCGAGCAGATGTTGCTGAAGCTCGACTGGAGCCTCGACGACGTCGCCCTCGTGGTTCCCCACCAGGTGTCGCGCTCGGTCATCGAGCGGGTGGCCGCACTCCTTGGGTTCCCGAAGGACCGCTGCATGGTCACCCTCGACCGTTTCGGCAACACCGCCGCCGCGAGCATCCCGCTCGCGTTCGACGTGGCGCGGGAGGAAGGTCGGGCGGTGGCCGGCGACAAGGTCCTACTCGTCGGGGGCGCGGCCGGGTTCAGCGCCGCGGTGATCCCGATCGTTCTCTGA
- a CDS encoding cyclic nucleotide-binding domain-containing protein, whose amino-acid sequence MDVRARTRRWRIRGNLTACILEGLDLFSECTAKQLRLVAQLTCPISVTPDRVIVQAGDSCNQLVLVVSGEGEASSPHGGAKRLGPGSLFGEQSLLPGSVEIATVTATTPMDLLVSSRAELVRMIRVAPSIESKLLARVARQSPAVRPEVVEVERPRHARVAFTA is encoded by the coding sequence ATGGATGTGAGAGCTCGGACACGGCGGTGGCGGATTCGCGGGAACCTCACCGCGTGCATTCTCGAGGGTCTCGACCTCTTCTCGGAGTGCACCGCCAAGCAGCTTCGCCTGGTCGCCCAACTCACCTGTCCGATCTCGGTGACGCCCGATCGCGTCATCGTGCAGGCAGGGGACAGCTGCAACCAGCTCGTCCTGGTGGTCTCAGGGGAGGGCGAGGCCAGCAGTCCCCATGGCGGCGCGAAACGCCTCGGCCCGGGCTCGCTCTTCGGAGAGCAGTCGCTTCTACCGGGGAGCGTTGAGATCGCCACCGTGACGGCGACAACCCCGATGGACCTTCTGGTTTCCAGCCGAGCCGAGCTCGTCAGGATGATCCGGGTTGCTCCGTCGATCGAATCGAAGCTCCTGGCACGCGTCGCGCGCCAGTCTCCTGCAGTGCGACCGGAGGTCGTCGAGGTGGAACGCCCCCGGCACGCGCGCGTCGCCTTCACCGCGTGA
- a CDS encoding alpha/beta hydrolase: MMGTAAADQVLPTRSPWPLPRGRHVTLSSGDVTFVRDTGGPPGLPVLLLLHGWTATADLNFSTAYASLSKSWRVVALDHRGHGRGLRTSARFTLEDCADDAIAVLDALGIREAVALGYSMGGPIALLAARRHADRIKGLVLCATSSSFALTRRESVLFRLLGGLSVACHVGRTQAVQRLAAALVTTRGGTRRVHEWVLDEISRHDWLTVLEAGCAIGRFCADPWLADTRAPTAVVAMLQDRVVPTLRQLKLAHDIPGATLHTMRAGHSGCIAAPDRFVAALIDACHSVRARLDSAAALAAA, translated from the coding sequence ATGATGGGCACAGCGGCCGCCGACCAGGTCCTCCCCACCCGCTCACCTTGGCCCCTTCCTCGCGGACGGCACGTGACGCTCAGCAGCGGCGACGTGACGTTCGTTCGTGACACCGGAGGGCCACCCGGCCTCCCGGTCCTGCTCCTCCTTCATGGATGGACCGCCACCGCCGACCTCAACTTCTCCACCGCCTACGCCTCACTGTCGAAGTCGTGGCGGGTCGTCGCGCTCGATCACCGGGGCCACGGACGAGGGCTACGGACCTCCGCCCGGTTCACACTCGAGGACTGCGCCGACGACGCGATCGCGGTGCTCGACGCGCTGGGGATCCGCGAGGCGGTGGCGCTCGGGTACTCGATGGGTGGCCCGATCGCGCTCTTGGCGGCGCGACGGCACGCCGACCGCATCAAGGGTCTCGTGCTGTGCGCGACGAGCAGCTCCTTCGCCCTGACCCGACGTGAGTCAGTGCTCTTCCGGCTCCTGGGCGGTTTGAGCGTCGCCTGCCACGTCGGCCGCACGCAGGCCGTCCAGCGTCTGGCGGCCGCTCTGGTCACCACGCGGGGTGGGACCCGCCGCGTCCACGAGTGGGTTCTCGACGAGATCTCGCGCCATGACTGGCTCACGGTGCTCGAGGCCGGCTGTGCCATCGGTCGGTTCTGTGCCGATCCCTGGCTCGCCGACACCCGAGCGCCGACCGCGGTCGTCGCCATGCTCCAAGACCGGGTCGTCCCGACGCTCCGCCAGCTCAAGCTCGCCCATGACATACCCGGAGCGACGCTTCACACCATGCGCGCCGGGCACAGCGGGTGTATCGCGGCGCCCGATCGATTCGTGGCCGCCCTGATCGACGCCTGCCATTCGGTCCGCGCCAGGCTCGACTCGGCAGCTGCGCTCGCGGCTGCGTGA
- a CDS encoding Crp/Fnr family transcriptional regulator → MPDDAQRSLLALCRRRRFRRGEVVFHDGDPGETLHLVAKGHFAVRVTTPLGDTAMLRVYQPGDSFGELAALEPAPRAGTVVALDEADTLSLSHAQLDELRAKHPGVDHLLTAALIGEVRRLARALVEALYLPVDRRLWRRLGELAEIYADGSPTVTVPLTQEDLAQLAGTTRPSANRVLRAGEAVGVVRMARGRIEVVDLEAARARGR, encoded by the coding sequence ATGCCAGACGACGCACAGCGATCGCTGCTGGCGCTCTGTCGCCGTCGGCGCTTCAGGCGCGGCGAGGTCGTCTTCCACGACGGCGATCCGGGTGAGACGCTCCACCTCGTGGCCAAAGGGCACTTCGCGGTGCGCGTCACGACACCACTCGGCGACACCGCGATGTTGCGCGTGTACCAGCCGGGCGACTCCTTCGGCGAGCTGGCCGCGCTCGAGCCGGCACCGCGGGCCGGCACCGTCGTCGCGCTCGACGAGGCCGACACACTCTCGCTGAGCCACGCGCAGCTCGATGAGCTGCGCGCGAAGCATCCCGGCGTCGACCACCTGCTGACCGCGGCCCTGATCGGCGAAGTGCGCCGACTCGCCCGTGCGCTGGTCGAAGCCCTGTACCTGCCGGTCGATCGACGCCTTTGGCGACGGTTGGGCGAGTTGGCTGAGATCTATGCCGACGGTAGCCCGACCGTCACGGTGCCGCTCACCCAAGAGGACCTCGCGCAGCTCGCGGGAACGACGCGCCCATCGGCCAACAGGGTGCTCAGAGCCGGCGAGGCGGTCGGGGTCGTGCGTATGGCTCGCGGCCGCATCGAGGTCGTCGATCTCGAGGCGGCGAGAGCTCGTGGCCGCTGA